Within Lactobacillus amylovorus DSM 20531, the genomic segment GGTAAACCATTTCTGATTCATACTGCGCACCAGATCCAGCTAGATACTTTCTTTCCGCCTCAGGAACACCCAAGCGTTCAAAAGTTTCCTTAATTTCATCTGGCACATCGTCCCAATCACGATACTTTTTCTTAGTATATTTTTGATAATAAAGCATATCGTCTAAATCCAAATCAGATAAATCTGGACCAAAATCAGGCATTGGCATCTTTTTATATATTTCATAAGCCTTCAGACGATAGTCAAGCATCCACTTAGGCTCATGTTTTTCTGCAGAAATTCTTCTAACAACTTCTTCAGTTAAACCACGACCCGTAGAAAACTCTGGCTGAATATCATCATGAAAACCATACTGGTAGTCTTCATCTTTTACTATATCTTCTGCTTTAGTCATTTTTATCCTTTCTTAAGCAGTGCCTGTTCTAGTGCCCACCAGGAAATCGTGGCACATTTGATTCTGGCAGGAAATTGCATCACTTGTGTTAACACTGCCGCATCGCCTAATTTTTCTATCTCATCAGATGTGTGTTCTTTTCCAATTGCAAGGTCTGAAAAGATTTTCGTAATTTCTAATGCCTCAGAAACGCTTTTATCTTTAACACTTTGAGTCAACATACTAGCCGAAGCCTGACTAATCGTGCATCCCGAACCCGTAAAAGAGACATCAATGATTTTTTCATTCTGCACCTTTACAAAAATATTAACCATATCGCCGCAACTTGGGTTATGGACAGTTTGTATTGCTGTAGCCTCCTTCATCTCTTTTTTATTACGGGGATGACTAGCATGATCAAGAACCAGAGCTTGATAGAAAGTGCGTAAATTATTTAGTCCCATTGAAAAACTCCTCTGTTTCCAAAATACCTGCAATTAATTGATCAATGTCTTCCTTATTATTATAAAAACTAAGGCTAGCTCTTACTGTAGATTCAACACCTAATCTATGCATCAAGGGCTGAGCACAATGATGCCCCGCTCTTACCTCGATCCCTTGCATATCAAGTGCTGTAGCCACATCATGAGGATGAATATTTTTCAAATTAAATGAAAACACCCCTGTATGGTCTTCTTTTGGGCCATAAATAGCGACAAAATCTAATTTCTCTATTTTTTGCATCAAATATTTGCTTAGCACATTTTCATAAGTCTGGATTCTATTCATACCTATTTCATGCAAATAATCGATTGCATAGCCTAAACCAATTGCACCAACTATATTTGGTGTCCCCGCCTCAAACTTTTGCGGCAAATCTGCCCAAGTTGCATCGTATTTGGTAACGTTACTAATCATTTCACCGCCAAAACGATATGGTGTCATTTGATCTAATAATTGCTTTTTACCATACAAAACACCAATACCTGTTGGTGCAAGCATCTTGTATCCGGAAAAAGCATAGAAATCTGCGTCCATCTTTTGAACATCAACTGGAAAATGACTCACGGCTTGTGCACCATCTACTACCACTACAGCTCCAACTTGATGAGCTATCTTAATTACTTCCTCAATAGGATTCATCATTCCTAATATATTAGAAGCATGGGCAATTGCCACAATTTTAGTCTTGGCGGTTATCTTTTTCTTGACATCATCCCAATCCAGAGTCTGACTTTCAGTCAAATCAATATATTTAAGGATGGCACCTTTTCTTTTCGCCAATTGTTGCCATGGTAAGAGATTAGAATGATGCTCCATTATGGTTAACACAATTTCATCCTGTTCATGAATGTTTTGTTCGCCGTAAGTTGCAGCTACCAAGTTCAAACTATCTGTACAACTACTAGTAAAGATTATCTCATTTGCATCAGCCGCATTAATAAAGCTCGCAACTTTCCCTCTGGCCTCTTCATATTGCTTAGTTGCATTAAAGCCTAAAGTGTCAGCACTTCGGTGCACGTTAGCATATGAAGTTTGATAAAAACTGTTGATTTTATGCAAAATTGGCACAGGCATTTGCATGGTAGCGGCATTATCCAGATAAGCTAATCTATTGCCATTAATCTTTTGTTTTAAAATAGGAAAATCATTTCTTATTTTTGTAATAGCTTCTTTGTCCATTAATCAATTTTCTTTCCAAAATCGCGAGCATTCGATCCTTTACTTTTCCCTTAGGAATGGCACCAAGTACTGGATCTAAAAAGCCATGGATAACCATTCTTTCAGCTTGAACGTAAGGAATGCCGCGACTCATTAGATAATTCATCTGAATTGGATCAACCGGGCCAACACTAGCCGCATGCGCTGCAATAACGTCATTTTCATCAATCAACAAAAGTGGGTTAGCATCCCCTTGTGCCGTATCAGACATCATCAAAACACGATTTTGTTGATCAGCTTTTGATCCATGTGCACCGTGAACAATTTGTCCAATTCCGTTAAATATCAATCTAGAATTTTCGAGTAGTACCCCACGTTGATTAATTAAACCAGTTGAATGAGGTCCACGATTAATCACTCGATTGTTAACTGCAACTTTTTGATTGCCAGTCGTAATAGCAATTGCTTTTGAATAAGCATAACTGCCTTCACCTAGAAGTTCTGAAGCTAAATCTCCGACTGTATTACAGTCATTCATAAAAGCAACATTCCATTCAACATGAGCATCTCGAGCCAAATTAGCACGACGATTGAAGTAAAGTGTAGTATTTTCTTCCATTTCATCAAGCGAAGAAAATTCAACGTTGCTTCCAGCCAAAGCCTGAACTTCAATAACTAAATTGGCCAAATTCTTCTCATGACCGATTGTAGACAGGTGCTGGATAAACTTAGCTTTACTATTTTTGCCGACTACAATTACAATGTGTGAAATCAAAGCACTTTTGCTCATGCTATTTTGAGCAAGTTCAATTTCAATCGGTTCCTGCATTTCGACATTATCAGGAATATATAAGAAAAGGCCGTTGTTCATAAAAGCAGTATTATATGCTAGCAATTTATCTTCATTAAAATGAGAAACTGAGTTTAAATATTTTTGCACTAATTCAGGATATTGCTTACTAGCCTCGAATATATCTTGGCAAATGACTTTATTTTCTTCTAACTCTGAATTATCGCTAATTTTTAAAGCAGTTTGTTCTGAAGTCAAATCATTATTAACAATTAGTAGCCAGTCTGAATATTTAAATTGCTGCATTTTAGGTAGTGGCAATTTATCAATTAAATCCCAAGCCTCTAAGCGCTCATTAATTAGCCAATCAGGTTCGTTATATTTTGACCTAAGTTCTTGAAAAGTAATGTTAGAAAACATTTTTATCCCCTACTCTTCATCAACTAATTTAATATCAAGACCTAGTTCATCACGAAGACCTACGTAGCCTTCTTGCTCCAGCTTTTTAGCAAGATCAGGACCACCATCTTTTACAACTCTGCCGTCCATCATGACGTGAACCACATCTGGAACGATATAATTTAATAATCTTTGATAGTGAGTAATCATTAAAGCGCCAAAATTATCACTACGCATGGCATTTACACCGCGTGAGACAACACGAAGCGCGTCGATGTCAAGGCCTGAGTCAATTTCATCAAGAATGCCAAAAG encodes:
- the sufU gene encoding Fe-S cluster assembly sulfur transfer protein SufU codes for the protein MGLNNLRTFYQALVLDHASHPRNKKEMKEATAIQTVHNPSCGDMVNIFVKVQNEKIIDVSFTGSGCTISQASASMLTQSVKDKSVSEALEITKIFSDLAIGKEHTSDEIEKLGDAAVLTQVMQFPARIKCATISWWALEQALLKKG
- a CDS encoding SufS family cysteine desulfurase produces the protein MDKEAITKIRNDFPILKQKINGNRLAYLDNAATMQMPVPILHKINSFYQTSYANVHRSADTLGFNATKQYEEARGKVASFINAADANEIIFTSSCTDSLNLVAATYGEQNIHEQDEIVLTIMEHHSNLLPWQQLAKRKGAILKYIDLTESQTLDWDDVKKKITAKTKIVAIAHASNILGMMNPIEEVIKIAHQVGAVVVVDGAQAVSHFPVDVQKMDADFYAFSGYKMLAPTGIGVLYGKKQLLDQMTPYRFGGEMISNVTKYDATWADLPQKFEAGTPNIVGAIGLGYAIDYLHEIGMNRIQTYENVLSKYLMQKIEKLDFVAIYGPKEDHTGVFSFNLKNIHPHDVATALDMQGIEVRAGHHCAQPLMHRLGVESTVRASLSFYNNKEDIDQLIAGILETEEFFNGTK
- the sufD gene encoding Fe-S cluster assembly protein SufD — translated: MFSNITFQELRSKYNEPDWLINERLEAWDLIDKLPLPKMQQFKYSDWLLIVNNDLTSEQTALKISDNSELEENKVICQDIFEASKQYPELVQKYLNSVSHFNEDKLLAYNTAFMNNGLFLYIPDNVEMQEPIEIELAQNSMSKSALISHIVIVVGKNSKAKFIQHLSTIGHEKNLANLVIEVQALAGSNVEFSSLDEMEENTTLYFNRRANLARDAHVEWNVAFMNDCNTVGDLASELLGEGSYAYSKAIAITTGNQKVAVNNRVINRGPHSTGLINQRGVLLENSRLIFNGIGQIVHGAHGSKADQQNRVLMMSDTAQGDANPLLLIDENDVIAAHAASVGPVDPIQMNYLMSRGIPYVQAERMVIHGFLDPVLGAIPKGKVKDRMLAILERKLINGQRSYYKNKK